A single Mixta calida DNA region contains:
- the fhuD gene encoding Fe(3+)-hydroxamate ABC transporter substrate-binding protein FhuD, whose amino-acid sequence MLPVTRRRLLAAMALSPLLWQQTLRAETVDTHRIVALEWLPLELMMTLGVVPMAAAELFNYRDWVGGLELPASVIDVGLRTEPNLELLTQLKPSLILYSSGYGPSPERLSRIAPSQGFAFNSGDGKPLSSARRSIMQLAQRIDKVPQAQAHLAMFDRFMADMRVRLAPRVSKPLLLMSLIDARHAIVFGQGSLFLEALQQLGLQSAWQGETNFWGSAVIGIERLAAVHDAEAICFSHGDDALMAQIGATELWQSLPFVRQQRFRRVPTVWFYGATLSVMEFCRTLDRALEA is encoded by the coding sequence ATGCTGCCTGTAACTCGTCGCCGTCTGCTTGCCGCGATGGCGCTCTCTCCGCTGCTCTGGCAGCAAACGCTACGTGCCGAAACGGTCGATACGCATCGCATCGTCGCGCTGGAATGGCTGCCGCTTGAGCTGATGATGACGCTGGGCGTGGTGCCGATGGCGGCGGCGGAGCTCTTTAACTACCGTGACTGGGTGGGCGGCCTTGAGCTACCCGCCAGCGTGATCGACGTTGGCCTGCGCACCGAGCCGAATCTTGAACTGCTGACGCAGTTGAAGCCCTCTTTAATTCTCTATTCCAGCGGCTACGGCCCGTCGCCGGAAAGATTGTCGCGCATCGCCCCCAGTCAGGGCTTCGCGTTCAACAGCGGAGACGGCAAGCCGCTCAGCTCGGCGCGCCGCTCGATCATGCAGCTGGCGCAGCGTATCGATAAAGTGCCGCAGGCGCAGGCGCATCTGGCGATGTTCGATCGCTTTATGGCCGATATGCGCGTGCGACTGGCGCCGCGCGTGTCGAAACCACTGCTGCTGATGTCTCTAATCGATGCCCGCCACGCGATCGTCTTCGGCCAGGGCAGCCTGTTTCTTGAAGCGCTGCAACAGCTTGGTTTACAGAGCGCGTGGCAGGGCGAAACCAACTTCTGGGGCAGTGCGGTAATCGGCATTGAACGCCTGGCGGCGGTGCATGACGCCGAGGCGATCTGCTTCTCGCACGGCGATGACGCGCTGATGGCGCAAATCGGCGCGACCGAACTCTGGCAATCGTTGCCTTTTGTGCGTCAGCAGCGCTTCCGGCGCGTGCCGACCGTCTGGTTCTACGGCGCTACGCTTTCGGTAATGGAATTTTGTCGTACGCTCGATCGGGCGCTGGAGGCATGA
- the fhuC gene encoding Fe3+-hydroxamate ABC transporter ATP-binding protein FhuC — MSYPSPQETTFTLDRVSFGVPGRTLLHPLSLTFPAGKVTGLIGHNGSGKSTLLKMLGRHHAASEGRVLLNDKPVEAWNSKAFARQVAYLPQQLPAAEGMTVRELVAVGRYPWHGALGRYGEEDRERVEEAIALVGLKPFAQRLVDSLSGGERQRAWLAMLVAQNSRCLLLDEPTSALDIAHQVEVLTLIQRLSQQRGLTVIAVLHDINMAARYCDHLVALRAGEVIAQGTPADIMHGDVLERIYNIPMGILPHPQGGAPVSFVY; from the coding sequence ATGTCATATCCGTCGCCACAGGAAACAACCTTTACGCTCGATCGCGTCAGTTTTGGCGTGCCGGGGCGTACGCTGCTGCATCCTCTCTCTTTGACATTCCCCGCAGGCAAAGTGACTGGCCTGATCGGCCATAACGGCTCAGGTAAATCCACGCTGCTGAAAATGCTCGGTCGCCATCATGCGGCCAGCGAAGGTCGCGTGCTGCTGAACGATAAACCGGTGGAAGCGTGGAACAGCAAAGCGTTTGCTCGCCAGGTCGCCTATCTGCCGCAGCAGCTGCCTGCGGCGGAGGGAATGACGGTACGCGAACTGGTGGCGGTAGGGCGTTATCCCTGGCACGGCGCGCTGGGTCGCTACGGCGAAGAGGATCGGGAGCGCGTTGAAGAAGCGATTGCGCTGGTGGGCCTGAAGCCGTTCGCGCAGCGGCTGGTGGATAGTCTTTCCGGCGGCGAGCGCCAGCGCGCCTGGCTGGCGATGCTGGTGGCGCAAAACAGCCGCTGCCTGCTATTGGATGAACCCACTTCGGCGCTGGATATCGCGCATCAGGTCGAGGTGCTGACATTGATTCAGCGCCTCAGCCAGCAGCGCGGGTTGACGGTGATTGCGGTGCTGCACGACATCAATATGGCGGCGCGTTACTGCGACCATCTGGTTGCGCTGCGCGCGGGCGAAGTGATTGCGCAGGGCACGCCCGCCGACATCATGCATGGCGACGTGCTTGAGCGCATTTATAACATTCCCATGGGCATTCTGCCGCACCCGCAGGGCGGCGCGCCGGTCAGCTTCGTTTACTGA